The following proteins are encoded in a genomic region of Variovorax paradoxus:
- a CDS encoding cysteine-rich CWC family protein, translating to MTTASVLESLDATRCPVCGEQNRCAIEVARETGEPQPPCWCMAADFRKAPLAAVPQEMRGKACICARCAAGTPADS from the coding sequence ATGACCACGGCATCCGTGCTCGAATCGCTCGACGCAACGCGTTGCCCGGTGTGCGGCGAGCAGAACCGCTGCGCCATCGAAGTTGCACGCGAAACCGGTGAGCCGCAACCGCCTTGCTGGTGCATGGCGGCGGACTTTCGCAAGGCGCCGTTGGCGGCAGTGCCGCAAGAAATGCGGGGCAAGGCTTGCATTTGCGCCCGCTGCGCCGCAGGCACGCCTGCCGATTCCTGA
- a CDS encoding zinc-binding metallopeptidase family protein, with the protein MAPLSDQPAVHPGDQSGDLAGAADPQTPQAAPNLAAELAAPTVSRAYRCQCGRPVFLRNSQCLACGTPLGYVIDRLGVVPLAPVQDPPEGEAEGERAEPDTFTVFGNPDGKRYRRCANLMTAASCNWMVPAPREGDEPSFNTDGLAPGYCLACSVNRTIPDLSVESNGELWRKLEHAKRRLISQLLALGLPVVSRHADPAHGLAFDFLSNMPGSPHVMTGHEHGVITLNAEEAEDAVRERIRAEMREPYRTLLGHFRHEIGHYYWDLLVQPTRWLDEFRALFGDERADYTAALQRHYEQGPPPDWSNRFVSSYASMHPWEDWAETWAHYLHMADTTDTAMSFGVDATNVELASDLFDTDDLWRPEHPGAAKFLDFLNGWVLLTNVLNELSRSMGQPDYYPFVLPRSAVGKLQFIHCVITEQRDRPSSTAAAPGVPLPPESPPPASAPDAGPAQSQAQSQQQNAAQF; encoded by the coding sequence ATGGCCCCCTTATCCGATCAACCTGCCGTGCATCCCGGCGATCAAAGCGGCGACTTGGCCGGTGCAGCCGATCCGCAGACCCCGCAGGCGGCCCCCAACCTTGCGGCCGAACTGGCCGCGCCCACCGTCAGCCGCGCCTATCGCTGCCAATGCGGCCGGCCGGTGTTCCTGCGCAACAGCCAGTGCCTGGCCTGCGGCACGCCGCTCGGGTACGTGATCGACCGCCTGGGCGTCGTGCCCCTGGCACCTGTCCAAGACCCGCCTGAAGGTGAAGCCGAGGGCGAGCGCGCCGAGCCCGACACCTTCACCGTGTTCGGCAACCCGGATGGCAAAAGGTACCGCCGCTGCGCCAACCTCATGACCGCCGCCAGCTGCAACTGGATGGTGCCGGCCCCGCGCGAGGGCGACGAGCCGTCGTTCAACACCGACGGCCTCGCGCCCGGCTACTGCCTGGCATGCAGCGTCAACCGCACCATTCCAGACCTTTCGGTGGAAAGCAACGGCGAGCTCTGGCGCAAGCTCGAGCATGCGAAGCGCCGGCTCATCTCGCAGCTGCTGGCGCTCGGGCTGCCGGTGGTGAGCCGCCACGCCGATCCGGCGCACGGCCTGGCGTTCGACTTTCTCAGCAACATGCCGGGCAGCCCGCATGTGATGACCGGCCATGAACACGGCGTGATCACTCTCAACGCGGAAGAGGCCGAAGACGCCGTGCGCGAGCGCATCCGTGCCGAGATGCGCGAGCCCTACCGGACGCTGCTCGGTCATTTCCGCCACGAGATCGGCCACTACTACTGGGACCTGCTGGTGCAGCCCACGCGGTGGCTCGACGAGTTCCGCGCGCTCTTCGGCGACGAGCGCGCCGACTACACCGCGGCGCTCCAGCGGCACTACGAACAAGGGCCGCCGCCCGACTGGTCGAACCGCTTCGTCAGCAGCTACGCGAGCATGCACCCATGGGAAGACTGGGCCGAGACCTGGGCGCACTACCTGCACATGGCCGACACCACCGACACGGCGATGAGCTTCGGCGTCGACGCCACCAACGTCGAGCTCGCGAGCGACTTGTTCGACACCGACGACCTGTGGCGGCCGGAGCATCCCGGCGCCGCCAAGTTCCTGGACTTTCTGAACGGCTGGGTGCTGCTGACCAACGTGCTCAACGAGCTCTCGCGCAGCATGGGGCAGCCCGACTACTACCCCTTCGTGCTGCCGCGCAGCGCCGTGGGCAAGCTGCAGTTCATCCATTGCGTGATCACCGAGCAGCGCGACCGGCCGTCGTCCACAGCGGCTGCGCCGGGTGTGCCGCTGCCGCCGGAGTCGCCGCCTCCCGCATCCGCGCCGGACGCCGGACCGGCGCAGTCACAGGCGCAAAGCCAGCAGCAGAACGCAGCGCAGTTCTAA